A stretch of DNA from Spirochaetota bacterium:
GAACGCGTCGGTTCGACGGGCTCATGCTTAGGCAGAACCGGATGCTCCGCGAGGTAGGATTCAAAGACGGCGCGGTCGTCCATGGCTGTTATTTTTCATCCCAGAAATTGAAATAGACGAGCACGGAAAGCATGATGTACTGCGGCTGCGTGTCCCATCCGCCGGAGAACATGAATCCCGAGAACGGCGCGGCGAGATAGCGGACGTATTTCACCTGGAAGCCTGCGCTTAACGGCGATTCACCCATCGAGAACGTGCCGCCGAGAACAGCCTCCCAGCCGAAACGAAGCGCCGTATAGGTCTCATTCGAGGCGAATACCGCATTGGTGTACACGCTCGTTGCATCACTGAAAACACCGACGACGGGCCCGAGCCCGAGCCACATATGGAGATACGACCACGGCCCGTTCTCAAGCTTGTTTATCTGGAAGAATTTATACTTTATCAGGTACGCGAACTGCAGCGTATACAGATTGGTGAGGGAGAGATCCCTTGTCACCCCAGCGACATTGGTCTGGAATTTCGCATTCCCGTGCCAGCCGAAGCCGAATTCGATATCCTCAAAGAACGGACCGATGATGCGAAGGCCGATGAACGCATCGAACGAGTATGCGGGAACCCACACCGTATTGAACGTGCCGTTACCATAGAGGGGACGGTCGAGACCGCCGGCGGTGATGCCGCCGCCGAATTCAAAGTGCATCCGGGCTATCTTCTCCCGGAAATCGAGGTCCTTGCCGAAATTCCCTTTCGCATCGCGCCCATGATAGAACTGATCGTTAAAGTCCTGAGAGCACAGGCATGCGGCCATCAAGCACATCACCAGCGGCAGCAATTTTCTATTTTTATCGCTGAACTTATGCATTTGTTCTGTTATACTATACCTTCACATGGGCTGTAACAGATGATGGTATGTGAACAGCTCATGCCCTTACATTTTCCTGCCCGATCTCCCTTTATACAAATTGAACAGGTATTTCCTGTTCAATTTGTCTTGACAAGAACATGATGTCACTATACACTTAACGCACTTTTTTCACAACCATGCAGGTTTTTGCTGTATGGCCCTTATAACGGAGGAACAATGAAAATAGCAGTATTTGTCAAGGAAGTCCCTGACACCGAGGCGAATATCCGCATCAATGCGGGTAAGAACGGCATTGTGGAGGACGGTTTCCAGTGGATCACCAATCCCTACGACGAGTTCGCCATCGAAGAAGCGCTCAAACTCAAGGAAAAGCTCGGAACGGGTACTGTCACCGTCATCAGCGTCGGCGGCGACCGCGTTGAGACGCTTCTCAAGGCCGATGTGCTCGCTCGCGGCGTCGATGAGGCCTATATCGTGAACGATCCCGCGCTCTCGCTTTCCAATCCGCTTGCAACGGCCGCTGCACTTGCGAAGGCCGCAGAGAAGATAGGGTTCGATATCATATTCACCGGACGTACCGGCATCGATTATGATCTTTCGTCCGCCGGCGTCGCTGCGGCGCATTTCCTCGATATACCCTACGTTACTTCGGCGATAAAATTCGATATCTCCGGCACGAACGTGACCGTGGAGCGCGATATCGAGGGCGGCACCGAGACGGTGGTACTTTCCGCGCCGTGCGTCGTCACCTGCCAGAAGGGGCTCAATGAGCCGCGCTATCCATCGCTCAAGGGCAAGATGGCTGCGAAGAAAAAAACGGTCAATCGCTTTACGCTCGCTGATCTCGGCGTTAACCCCGCAGAATACGCTTCATACGATGTCGTATCGTTCGACGATCCGCCCGCGCGTCCCGCAGGCAAAAAGCTCGAGGGCGACGACATGCATAAGCTCGCGCAGGACCTCATACGTCTTCTGCGCGAAGAAGCTAAGGTAATATAAGGAGTTATTCGATGGGAAATATACTTGTTATCGGAGAAATGAAAGGCGCGCTCGTGCGGAAGGTCTCCCTCGAGGCGGCGTCGCTCGCATATACGCTCGCGAAGGCTGCCGGCGGCGAAGCGCATGCGCTCCTTATTGGCGACGGTGCGACTGCCGGCGCAACACAATTCAAGGACAGCGGTGCGACAAAGGTGTTCACTGCCGAGAGTGATGCGGTCAAGACCTATGCGCCCAATGCGTATGCGGGAGTAGCCGCGTCGTTGGCTAAGGGATATGATGCTGTCATCGTGCCCACATCGCCGTTCATGCGAGATCTTGCCGCAAAGCTCGGCGCAACGCTGAAAGTATTGCCGGTCATGGACTGCATTGAAGCGAAAGCCGACGGCGGCGCGATCATCGTGAAGCGACCTGCGTATGCAGGCAAGGCCATGATGTCGCTTAAGCTGAAAGGCAAGCCCTCGATATTCGGCATTCGCCCGAACGTGTTCCCGGTGAACGCGAACGGTACAACACCGGCGGCTGAGAAAGTCGAAGCACAGGCCGCTACGGATAAAGCGAAGGTCACCGCGCAGAAACTGGAAGCGCGCGACGAGATACCGCTTTCAGAAGCGAACATCATCGTTACCGGCGGACGCACCACGGAAGGCGCGAAAATATTCGATTCCATACGCCCGGTCGCAAAACTGCTTAACGCGGCGGTGGGTTCATCACGCGCCTGTGTGGACGCGGGCTTCATCGGCCATTCGCATCAAGTCGGCCAGACGGGTACGACCGTGTCGCCGAACCTCTATATCGCATGCGCCGTGTCCGGTTCGATACAGCATCGCGCCGGCATGTCCTCGTCAAAGGTCATCGTTGCGGTGAACAAGGACGTCGAAGCGGCGATATTCGGTGTGGCCACCTACGGCATCGTCGCCGATGTTTATCAATTCCT
This window harbors:
- a CDS encoding electron transfer flavoprotein subunit beta/FixA family protein → MKIAVFVKEVPDTEANIRINAGKNGIVEDGFQWITNPYDEFAIEEALKLKEKLGTGTVTVISVGGDRVETLLKADVLARGVDEAYIVNDPALSLSNPLATAAALAKAAEKIGFDIIFTGRTGIDYDLSSAGVAAAHFLDIPYVTSAIKFDISGTNVTVERDIEGGTETVVLSAPCVVTCQKGLNEPRYPSLKGKMAAKKKTVNRFTLADLGVNPAEYASYDVVSFDDPPARPAGKKLEGDDMHKLAQDLIRLLREEAKVI
- a CDS encoding electron transfer flavoprotein subunit alpha/FixB family protein yields the protein MGNILVIGEMKGALVRKVSLEAASLAYTLAKAAGGEAHALLIGDGATAGATQFKDSGATKVFTAESDAVKTYAPNAYAGVAASLAKGYDAVIVPTSPFMRDLAAKLGATLKVLPVMDCIEAKADGGAIIVKRPAYAGKAMMSLKLKGKPSIFGIRPNVFPVNANGTTPAAEKVEAQAATDKAKVTAQKLEARDEIPLSEANIIVTGGRTTEGAKIFDSIRPVAKLLNAAVGSSRACVDAGFIGHSHQVGQTGTTVSPNLYIACAVSGSIQHRAGMSSSKVIVAVNKDVEAAIFGVATYGIVADVYQFLPAFEAELKKSLGA